The Ascochyta rabiei chromosome 10, complete sequence genome has a window encoding:
- a CDS encoding Mannan endo-1,4-beta-mannosidase, protein MKLATILSFAGAVAALPAARNDVSARASYSKVDGLKFNIDGVTKYYAGTNSYWIPFLTNDNDVNVIMGHLATSKQNILRVNDVTSIPSSGTVYFQSFSGSTATINTGANGLQRLDAVVKAAEKNGIKLIINFVNNWTDYGGMAAYFSACGVSSNAQWYQSTKCQAMYQAYVEAVVSRYRTSTAVFASSNYVRSLDSDHMIAIGDEGFGLTGDGSYPYQFGEGLDFAANLALPNVSFGTFHLYPESWGTTNDWGSAWITAHGAACEKANKPCLLEEYGVEVAADHCPVESEWQATSLGLKDAGMAADLFWQLGDTIPSTGALTSNDGNTIYYNSSDWTCLVTDHIKKIG, encoded by the exons ATGAAGCTTGCCACGATCCTCTCGTTCGCCGGTGCAGTGGCTGCACTTCCGGCCGCTAGGAACGATGTATCCGCCCGAGCTTCCTACTCGAAGGTGGATGGTCTCAAGTTCAACATCGACGGTGTTACGAAAT ATTATGCCGGCACCAACAGCTACTGGATTCCTTTCCTAACCAACGACAATGATGTGAACGTAATCATGGGTCATTTGGCTACTTCCAAGCAGAATATACTGAGA GTTAACGATGTCACATCCATTCCCAGCTCTGGCACCGTGTATTTCCAGTCTTTCTCCGGCTCAACAGCAACCATTAACACTGGCGCCAACGGTCTCCAGCGCCTGGACGCAGTCGTAAAGGCTGCCGAGAAGAACGGCATCAAGCTCATCATCAACTTCGTAAACAACTGGACTGACTACGGTGGCATGGCAGCTTACTTCTCCGCCTGCGGCGTCAGCAGCAACGCTCAATGGTACCAGTCCACTAAATGCCAGGCCATGTACCAAGCATACGTCGAGGCCGTGGTCTCTCGCTATCGCACCTCGACTGCTGTCTTTGC CTCGTCCAACTACGTCCGCTCCCTCGACTCAGACCATATGATTGCTATCGGCGACGAGGGTTTCGGTCTCACTGGCGATGGCTCGTACCCTTACCAGTTCGGCGAGGGTCTTGATTTCGCCGCTAACCTCGCACTGCCCAACGTCTCCTTCGGCACCTTCCATCTCTATCCCGAAAGCTGGGGTACAACGAACGACTGGGGTAGTGCGTGGATCACTGCGCATGGCGCCGCATGCGAGAAAGCTAACAAACCCTGTTTGCTGGAAGAGTATGGAGTGGAAGTTGCCGCTGACCATTGCCCAGTCGAGAGCGAGTGGCAGGCGACCAGCTTGGGTCTCAAAGATGCAGGTATGGCTGCAGATTTGTTTTGGCAGCTCGGTGATACAATTCCCAGTACGGGAGCGCTGACAAGCAATGATGGGAATACCATCTACTACAACAGCTCGGATTGGACGTGTCTTGTCACAGACCATATCAAGAAGATTGGTTGA